A window of Candidatus Dadabacteria bacterium genomic DNA:
CGTCTTGAGCCTCGCTGGATTCCGGGTCTTTGGACTCCGGCGCAAATCAAGGCGACTTTCCTCGGTCGTGTTATGGCGGCGGGGGTGAGATACAGACAGAATATCGAGAATTCCGAACTGTACGGCCTCGTTCTGGGAACCGGTCCCGAGAGCCTTCACTCTGTAGGAATTCCTTTTTATCATTATCTGCCCGGGCCGTTAGAAGGGAATCTGGAACTGGCAGCAAGCTTGCCACCGGGGGTGGGTATTGCCATAGAGGAACAACTAAACTCGGATAAGCTTAGCCCATTATCGTTCGGTGCCCTTGTGAATTCAGGACGGAATTTTCTTATCGGCCCGCATCAGACAGAACTGGCTGTAGAAGCTCTCAAACGTGCCGACTATCGAATTGCTGACCTGCAAGACAGGTCGCAGCTTATCGCTGTGCTGGACGGATTGGCTGCGGTTGCGGCAACTGCGAGAAGTCCTAATCTGGCGGACGAATTGCGAATCCTTGTGCGTAAATACAGGCATGATGTCCAATATCCTGTGCTGGTAGTGGAGGATGTCCAGATTTGCCTTATGGCCGCCGCAAGCCGTACCAGCCCGGATGAGTGGATGGCGTTTGTCAGTGACTGGATGACGGAATTGGCGTTCGGCAAAATGAAAAGCGAAGACGCAGGACTGCTCTATTTACAGTTGCTGTATCTTTGCCGGATAGTCCCTGAATTACGGGTTTCCTGCGATAATGCCTGGGCTGCCTTGAAGGCTTTACAACGCCCTGCCTGCTGAATTGAAATTCGAGGGGAGTTATGAATGAATTAATCTTGGTGCGTAGGGAGCCACAATCATCTTAGAAAGATCAGAGTCATTATATGGTATTGTCTAATAAAGGTGGCGGTGAGTTGAAGAAAAGCAGATGTCAAAAAAACGGCGCGACAGGCTGTTTGCGAAAATCAGTGGAAGTACCAAGAATGTTACGTTTAATGAACTGATAAAACTGTTTGAGATGTTTGACTCCGAGATTGAACCGCCTAGGAGAGGTTCTCACTACAAGATTAGATTAAAAGCATACAGACTGACGTTGCCGAGACCACATGGGAAACACGTGGATGAGGTATATGTCAAAAAAGCGATTTCTATGTTTGAGGAAATTATAGAGAATGAGGAGTAAAAAATGCGGAAGAAGGTCAAAGACTTGGATTACTACATGAACCTGAGGTATGAGGCAAGGATACAGAAAAGCGAAGCGGGCTATTTTGCGGAAATACCAGATCTGCCGGGTTGCATGACTTTCTGTGATGAGTTCGACCAGCTTGAAGAGATGATCGAGGACGCTAAGAAGGCATGGTTTGAAATGAGCATTGAAGACAATGTGGAAATCCCCGAACCCAAGGAAGACAAGGACTTCAGCGGAAGATTTCTTCTCAGGCTGCCCAAAAGTCTTCATAGAAAACTCTCGAATCAGGCGGAGAGGGATGGAGTAAGTTTAAACCAGCACATTCTGAATCTGCTTTCGGAGGAATCTTCTGCCCTGGAAACCGTGATCAAGATAAAAACCGCAATTACGGACGCGGCCGAATCCGAAAAAGTTAAACAATCTTTTTCTTCCGAGACTTTTAGAATGACAGTCCCGCTGTCTCCCGCACCTTTACGGGACGCTTTCGGTTGCAAACTTGATATGACGGAGTCTTTCCCGGATTTTATGGATGTGAAGGCAGGTTCTGACACGAATAAAGCGACAGCGGATTATCGTCGGACGATTCAGCTTTTTGACGCTGCTGAATTTTCACACCATGAGTCGGATTGGGAAGAAACTTTCCCCCTTCAATTCGGAAGCCAAGAGACACTTCAAATCTTTTCATCATTAACAAAGGTTGCAACTCCCGGCATCCGTGCGAAAGCGAAATCAGAAGACAGCGGTTCCGAACGAAAGCGAACACCCGATCTTTTTCTGTCTTATATGCAAGACAGATTTTTATACATCCTTCAGGACAGATGAAACCGAAAGTATCGGCGAGGTCGACGATCAGATCATAGCTGAGATCGGGCGTCCCAGCTAGTGGAAACTTGGGTGACTCCAGAACAATGAAATCCAGCGACCAAAAATTGATAAATCCGCTTCTCCTCAAGCTACACACGCAACGAATTGAAGAGTTGCTTTCGGTGTTCCCAATGCTCCACGCAGTCGAAGGCACACAATTCATTTCACTCTGGAAGTATCTTGAAACGCGTCCACAACGATTTTTCTCCAAGGATGCCTTCCAAGTGTTCTTGGATAAACTAATCGAGCTGGACAGGGAACATAAAAATGCTCTTCTTCAAGTGTTGGATGAACACAATGCCCAGATTAACAACGCCTATAGACATGTCAACGAGATAT
This region includes:
- a CDS encoding toxin-antitoxin system HicB family antitoxin; the protein is MRKKVKDLDYYMNLRYEARIQKSEAGYFAEIPDLPGCMTFCDEFDQLEEMIEDAKKAWFEMSIEDNVEIPEPKEDKDFSGRFLLRLPKSLHRKLSNQAERDGVSLNQHILNLLSEESSALETVIKIKTAITDAAESEKVKQSFSSETFRMTVPLSPAPLRDAFGCKLDMTESFPDFMDVKAGSDTNKATADYRRTIQLFDAAEFSHHESDWEETFPLQFGSQETLQIFSSLTKVATPGIRAKAKSEDSGSERKRTPDLFLSYMQDRFLYILQDR